Below is a window of Humulus lupulus chromosome 2, drHumLupu1.1, whole genome shotgun sequence DNA.
actaaGAAAAAaggtttttctttctctctctctctccttcggtgTCTACACTGGAGCTATGGCGAAAGGAGCGAAGACAGCCGGAAAAACCAAATCGAAGCCGAAACCTAAGAAAACTGGTCCATCTTCTTCGGATAGGATCATTAAAACGAGATCAATGGATGACGTACTGGGAGTAAAAGAGTTGGAAGTTGATAATGAGAAGGAGCCGGACGAACAATGGGTGGAAACTCTATACTCTCCAGAAGAGACGGAGGAGTTGTTCAGAAAACGAAGTGAAATTCGACAAAACTTCTCTGATTGGGTAACGATAGCGAACCGCACGGCACAAGATGTAAGTTTGGGTAAGAAAATCTCTCCTCCAATCTTGAGTTCTAATATTGTTAAGAATTTGGAACCCTGTTTTGCTGGACCTTCAACTGAGCTGGGGGATGCTCAAGGATCTATTGATTGTGAAAATGGTATGGGGCAGTCGAAGACCCAAGGTGATTGTCTGAATATATCTGGAAATGATGGTGTTCTACAGCGAGATCCTACCCCTAAAGTGAAAATTAGTTTTGATGATATTGCTGAAGAGGTAAGCTACTGGCAGCCATCAATAGTCTGTTTTGTAATGGGAGTCAATCCGCCATTACATATACTTGATGGTTTTGCAAGAAGAATGTGGAAAAAGGCTGTGGTTAAGGTGGGTTTGATTGCTAAGGGGATCTTTATCATTAGATTCCAGAATATGGAGCAGAGAGATCAGGTCTTACAGGGAGGATACATTTTCTTTGATCGGAAACCAATGGTTATGAAACCTTGGAACCCGATAGATGATTTCTCTAAGGATGACATTACTAGTGTGCCGACTTGGATTCAATTACAGGGTCTGGACATCAAGTATTGGGGGGAGAAATCCTTATTCAAGATAGTTGGGCAGATTGGTAAACCTCTACAAGTTGATAATATAACCAAGCACAGGGATAGATTGCTGTATCCTCATGTGCTAATAGAGGTTGAGTTTGCTCAGGAATTTCCTAACTTAATTTCATTTACAGATGAGTTCGATCGGGATATTGAGTTGGAAGTGAAATATGAATGGCTACCTCTTGTTTTTTATAGCTGTTCCGGTTTGGGGCATGAGACTAAGCAGTGTAGGAAGAAGCTCACAGAGAAGGAAGCAGAGAAGCAACAATGGGTGCCTAAAGTAAAAGTGAATAGCATGGAGAAATTGGTACCAAGTGTAGATAAGGAGGGTTTTCAAAGAGTTGAGAAagggaaaagaatagaaaaagaagtTATTCCAGTTAAGACTAAGGTGGCTAATAGGTTTGATATACTGAATAGTCAGGAGCAGGAGACTTTAATGTGTCTTGGGGAAGAGGGGGGAGATCCCTCTACTTCTAATGGATAAGATATTGTGTTGGAATGTTAGGGGGATCAATAGCCATCAAAAACATCGAGAAATCAAGCAATTGATTTGTTCAAGAAGAGCTGGGCTAGTGAGTCTCCTTGAGACGAAGGTTAAGAATAAAAACATGGGTTCTTTATACTCTAATCTTTTTTCGAATTGGTGTTTTACAAATAATAATCCTTGGCTTGATAAAGGGAGGATAGTTGTTGCATGGCTGCCAAGTTTGTTTACTGTTAATATTAGCTTATGTACAGCTCAAGTAATACACTGTGTTGTGCACCCAAGACAGATTTGAGGTTACATTTGTGTATGGATTTAATGAAGATAAGAAGAGAGACCAGCTTTGGATGGACTTGGAAGAGATTTCAATGCAAATTCAGGGGCCTTGGATAGTTATGGGGGATTTCAATGATATTCTATTTAGCAATGAAAGAGTGGGAAAAGGATCTACTAAAAGTCTTACTCAAAATTTTCGAGATTGTGTGGAAAAGTGTAACTTGGAAGACCTGAAATACTCTGGGATTTTTTATACCTGGAATAATAAGCAAAAGCCAGAGGATCGAGTTTTCTCTAAGCTAGATAGAGCCTTAGTTAATCCTCAATGGACAGATTGCTTTCAGTATTCGGAGGCTAACTTTTTACCTGAGGGATGCTTTGATCACAACCCCATATTGGTCTCTCTTTATCAGGATGTGATTAGTGGCAGGAAACCATTTCGATATTTTCGAATGTGGAAGGATGCAGATGATTTTGATGAGCGAATTGCTAAGAGTTGGCAGGAAGGAGTTGAAGGCACGGAGATGTATAAGCTGACAGTAAAACTTAAACGCTTAAAACAAATTCTTAAGTGCATTAATAAGGAAGGTTTTCATGAGATTCACAAAGCAGAAATGATAGCAAAGGAGGAATTGGTGGTTTTGCAGGAAGCAGTGAATAAAGATCCCCAAAACTCTCGTTTACAGAATGAGGAACAAGTGGCTCGGGACAAATATGCTAAAGTATACAAGGCTTATTCTCTCTTCTTAGCTTAGAAAGCAAAAGTTTCTTGGGCTAAAAATGGAGATGAAAACACATCAATATTCCATGCTTCACTGAGGGCAAGGAGAATTCAGAACAGAAGTTTTTCAATAGAGGATGCGCAGGGGGTCTGGTGTGATACTCCTCTTACTGTTCAGGAAGCTTTTTTACAGTACTATCATCAGCTCCTTGAATCTGAGATGCAGAACAGACATCGGGTGAAGAATTGTATAATCAACCTTGGGCCAAAAGTCTCCGAGGTGCATTCCAGCAGACTTGAAACCGAGTACACAACTTAGGAGATCAAATAAGCTATTTTCTCTATCCCTGGTTTGAAGGCTCCAGGTCCAGATGGTTTTGGAAGTTGTTTCTATCAAGATAATTGGGAATTGGTTGGTTCAGATGTGGTATTTGCTGTTCTGTCCTTTTTGAGATCAGGAAGAATTCTTAAGGCAATTAATACAACTACCATTACTCTTATTCCTAAGAGCAGTTGTCCGCGAAGTGTGAGTGATTTTCGGCCTATCTCGTGTTGCAATGTGATATATAAGGCTGCATCGAAAGGGATTTGCGGAGATTGAGACAAATTTTGCCTGATTTAATTGCTGAGAACCAGGGGGGTTTTGTACATGGAAGATATATTGCCCATAATATCATGGTTTGTCAGGATTTGGTGAGATTATATGGGCGGAGCAATTGCAAACCTAGCTGTATGATAAAAATTGACTTAAGGAAAGCTTATGACACAATAGAATGGGGGTTCATTGAAGAGATGCTCAAGGCTTTTGAGTTTCCTCAATCTTTTTTAGATTTAATAATGGCATGTGTAACAACTCCCAAATTTTCCTTGCTTCTCAATGGCTCTTTACAAGGGTTCTTTGCATCAAAAAGAGGACTTAGACAAGGAGATCCCATCTCCCCCTTGTTGTTTGTGCTTGGGTTGGAATACTTGTCCCGAATTATGAGAAAGGTGGGGTCATTACCTGGATTCAAGTACCATAATAAATGTTCAAATCTGAAGTTGAATCACTTATGTTTTGCGGACGACCTCCTTATCTTTTGCAATGGAGATTTTGTCTCAATAATGCTTATGTTGAGGGGTTTGAAGTTGTTCTCTTCTTCTTCGGGTTTGCTTCCTAATGCTGAGAAAACTGCTATCTACTGTCATGGAATATCTGATGCTGTTGTAGATAGGGTGCTGGCAGCTTCTGGATTCACTCGAAGTCACCTGCCTTTTAGGTACCTCGGGATACCTATATGTTCTAAACGAATTTCTGCAGCAGATTGTCAATGCATCTTGGAGAAGATGACTAGTAGGATTCATTCTTGGAGCACTCGGAATCTATCTTATATGGGGAGAGTGACCTTGATCAATTCAGTCCTCATCTCAATTCATTCATATTGGGCTCAGATAATGATTCTACCAAAGAAATTGATTAAAGATGTTGAAGCAATTTGTAGGGATTTTCTTTGGAAAGGTATCTCAGACTCCCATATACCAGGATTGATTGCTTGGGA
It encodes the following:
- the LOC133815575 gene encoding uncharacterized protein LOC133815575; its protein translation is MGDFNDILFSNERVGKGSTKSLTQNFRDCVEKCNLEDLKYSGIFYTWNNKQKPEDRVFSKLDRALVNPQWTDCFQYSEANFLPEGCFDHNPILVSLYQDVISGRKPFRYFRMWKDADDFDERIAKSWQEGVEGTEMYKLTVKLKRLKQILKCINKEGFHEIHKAEMIAKEELVVLQEAVNKDPQNSRLQNEEQVARDKYAKAPGPDGFGSCFYQDNWELVGSDVVFAVLSFLRSGRILKAINTTTITLIPKSSCPRSGGFVHGRYIAHNIMVCQDLVRLYGRSNCKPSCMIKIDLRKAYDTIEWGFIEEMLKAFEFPQSFLDLIMACVTTPKFSLLLNGSLQGFFASKRGLRQGDPISPLLFVLGLEYLSRIMRKVGSLPGFKYHNKCSNLKLNHLCFADDLLIFCNGDFVSIMLMLRGLKLFSSSSGLLPNAEKTAIYCHGISDAVVDRVLAASGFTRSHLPFRYLGIPICSKRISAADCQCILEKMTSRIHSWSTRNLSYMGRVTLINSVLISIHSYWAQIMILPKKLIKDVEAICRDFLWKGISDSHIPGLIAWEYNCSSRAAGGLGFRRLHDWNLAAMGKYLWAIAKKKDNLFVKWINSVYLMDKNWWDYKCPSDCSWYWKRLVAMKDCLKEKISYDSFLSQRYHIKLGVNLLVSPEVRVPWRKFVWDRFISPKHRFIMWLVMWERLHTKNRIARYNSNIDLVCLLCGAENEDIDHLFFKCTYSKRCLEAIKGWLHWNAQSINLHRLLHCISHAKHVSSTYKSIFFSCLAVTVYHLWRVRNDVLWNQKLWQVHHTVSRIQSDCKFRLLSVFPCKASRKDRVFFTRLL